In Xanthomonas theicola, a single genomic region encodes these proteins:
- a CDS encoding serine hydrolase domain-containing protein, with protein MTRSLFPLRQGVAPAHLPACLQAVVQQALDDRRLVGAVVLVARDGALIHQQAAGFADRESARPMTVETVFRLASVSKPIVSTAALVLVAQGLLDLDAGIERWLPGFRPRLADGREARITARQLLSHTAGLGYRFFEADANGLYARAGVSDGMDASGISLAENLRRLASVPLLYAPGTAWSYSLATDVLGALIERIHGTPLDEAVRQLATGPLGMADTGFVAHDAHRVAAAYVNDVPQPHPLAEGETVSAFEGAVGITYSPARIFDSQAFPSGGAGMAGTAGDFLRLLETLRQGGGTLLPGALVEDMGRDQTGGRDLPDAPGYGFGLGFAVLQDGARAATPAAEGAWGWGGAYGHAWFVDRARGLSVVAFTNTLYEGMSGRFVTELRDAVYGALEVH; from the coding sequence ATGACGCGTTCCCTATTCCCCCTGCGCCAAGGTGTTGCGCCCGCGCACCTGCCCGCATGTCTCCAAGCCGTCGTGCAGCAGGCACTGGACGACCGGCGCCTGGTCGGTGCCGTCGTCCTGGTCGCCCGCGACGGCGCGCTGATCCACCAGCAGGCCGCCGGTTTCGCCGATCGGGAAAGCGCGCGGCCCATGACCGTGGAAACAGTGTTCCGGCTGGCTTCCGTCAGCAAGCCCATCGTCTCCACGGCGGCGCTGGTACTGGTGGCCCAGGGCTTGCTCGATTTGGATGCGGGCATCGAGCGCTGGCTGCCCGGGTTCCGGCCCCGGCTCGCCGATGGCCGCGAGGCGCGCATCACGGCGCGGCAGCTGCTCAGCCATACGGCGGGGCTGGGCTACCGCTTCTTCGAGGCCGACGCAAACGGTCTCTATGCGCGGGCCGGCGTCTCCGATGGCATGGATGCCTCCGGCATCTCCCTGGCCGAGAACCTGCGCCGCCTCGCCAGCGTGCCGCTGCTGTACGCGCCGGGCACGGCCTGGAGTTACTCGCTGGCGACCGACGTGCTGGGCGCGCTGATCGAGCGCATCCACGGCACGCCGCTGGACGAAGCGGTGCGGCAGCTGGCGACTGGCCCATTGGGCATGGCCGATACCGGTTTCGTCGCCCACGATGCGCACCGTGTAGCCGCTGCGTATGTCAACGACGTGCCGCAGCCGCATCCGCTGGCCGAGGGCGAGACCGTCTCGGCTTTCGAGGGCGCCGTCGGCATCACCTATAGCCCGGCCCGCATCTTCGACTCCCAGGCCTTCCCGTCGGGGGGCGCTGGCATGGCCGGCACGGCCGGAGACTTCCTGCGTCTGCTGGAAACCCTGCGCCAGGGTGGCGGCACGCTGCTACCCGGCGCACTGGTCGAGGACATGGGACGCGACCAGACCGGTGGACGGGATCTGCCCGATGCGCCGGGTTACGGCTTCGGTCTGGGCTTCGCCGTCCTGCAAGATGGGGCACGGGCCGCGACGCCAGCCGCTGAAGGAGCCTGGGGTTGGGGCGGCGCCTACGGCCACGCGTGGTTCGTGGACCGGGCGCGGGGCCTGAGTGTCGTCGCCTTCACCAACACGCTGTACGAAGGCATGTCCGGTCGCTTCGTCACCGAGTTGCGCGATGCCGTCTATGGCGCGCTGGAGGTGCACTGA
- a CDS encoding MFS transporter, which yields MSATAHDRLPLASLLALAMAAFITILTEALPAGLLPQMAQGLAVSQGWVGQTVTIYAIGSLVAAIPLTAATQGVRRRPLLLAAIAGFVVANTVTTFSCSYALTLVARFLAGVSAGLLWALLAGYAACMVPEHQKGRAIAVAMVGTPLALSLGVPAGTFLGNWVGWRTCFGIMSALALVLMLWVRIQLPDFAGQAAGKRLSLGNVFTVSGVRPVLFVVLAFVLAHNILYTYIAPFLAAAGMVERTDLVLLVFGVSSLLGIWIVGALIDRHLRVLTLASTVVFGLAALALGVAGDAPGVVYAAVAAWGLAFGGSATLFQTALAKTAGDAVDVAQSMLVTAWNTAIAGGGIVGGVLLERLGVGAFAPALLGLLAAALVVVWAARRHGFPAPVGAVGSNPATPDRQSASEL from the coding sequence ATGAGCGCCACGGCCCATGACCGCCTGCCGCTGGCCTCGCTGCTGGCGCTGGCCATGGCGGCCTTCATCACCATCCTGACCGAAGCGCTGCCGGCCGGTCTGCTGCCGCAGATGGCACAGGGCCTGGCGGTGTCGCAAGGCTGGGTCGGCCAGACCGTCACGATCTATGCCATCGGTTCGCTGGTGGCGGCCATTCCGCTCACCGCCGCCACGCAGGGCGTGCGTCGCCGCCCGCTGCTGCTGGCGGCCATCGCGGGCTTCGTCGTCGCCAATACCGTCACCACGTTCTCCTGCAGCTATGCCCTGACCCTGGTGGCGCGCTTCCTGGCGGGTGTGTCGGCCGGGCTGCTGTGGGCGCTGCTGGCGGGTTATGCCGCGTGCATGGTGCCCGAGCACCAGAAGGGCCGGGCCATCGCCGTTGCGATGGTCGGCACGCCATTGGCGCTGTCGCTCGGCGTGCCGGCCGGCACCTTTCTCGGCAATTGGGTGGGCTGGCGGACGTGCTTCGGCATCATGAGCGCACTGGCGCTGGTGCTGATGCTGTGGGTGCGCATCCAGTTGCCGGACTTCGCCGGACAGGCGGCGGGCAAGCGCTTGTCGCTGGGGAACGTGTTTACGGTGTCCGGCGTGCGCCCGGTGCTGTTCGTGGTGCTGGCCTTCGTGCTGGCGCACAACATCCTCTATACCTACATCGCACCGTTCCTGGCGGCGGCGGGCATGGTCGAACGGACGGATCTGGTCCTGCTGGTGTTCGGCGTCTCGTCCCTGCTGGGCATTTGGATCGTTGGCGCGCTGATCGACCGCCACCTGCGTGTACTGACGCTCGCCAGTACGGTCGTGTTCGGCCTGGCCGCGCTGGCGCTCGGTGTGGCGGGCGATGCGCCTGGCGTGGTGTATGCGGCGGTGGCCGCCTGGGGCCTGGCCTTCGGCGGGTCGGCGACGCTGTTCCAGACGGCACTGGCCAAGACGGCTGGAGACGCCGTGGATGTCGCGCAATCCATGCTGGTCACCGCCTGGAACACGGCGATTGCCGGTGGCGGCATCGTCGGCGGCGTGCTGCTCGAACGCCTCGGCGTCGGCGCCTTTGCACCGGCCTTGCTGGGGTTGCTGGCGGCAGCGCTGGTGGTGGTGTGGGCCGCCAGGCGGCATGGCTTTCCCGCCCCGGTAGGTGCGGTCGGGTCGAACCCAGCGACGCCGGATCGACAAAGCGCCTCGGAGCTGTGA
- a CDS encoding ArsR/SmtB family transcription factor has translation MKYTRWMTPNHPDRDQIRLENVLTALGNPLRLTVMRVLAGGEEHACSAVLHGIPKSTLTHHWRVLRDSGVIWQRPYGRENLLSLRRVDLDARFPGLLDSLLGAVQNDGLTQEATAKNLPQR, from the coding sequence GTGAAATACACTCGCTGGATGACGCCCAACCACCCTGACCGCGACCAGATTCGCCTGGAGAACGTGCTGACCGCGCTCGGCAATCCGCTGCGCCTGACCGTGATGCGCGTGCTTGCCGGCGGCGAGGAGCATGCGTGCAGCGCGGTGCTGCACGGCATTCCCAAATCGACGTTGACCCATCACTGGCGCGTGCTGCGCGACAGCGGTGTGATCTGGCAGCGGCCCTATGGCAGGGAAAACCTGCTGTCGCTGCGGCGGGTGGATCTGGATGCACGGTTTCCCGGCCTGCTCGACTCACTGCTGGGCGCGGTCCAGAACGACGGACTCACGCAAGAGGCGACAGCGAAGAACCTGCCGCAAAGGTGA
- the pqqE gene encoding pyrroloquinoline quinone biosynthesis protein PqqE, protein MNATVPAPLSLLLELTHRCPLACPYCSNPIALAGLREEMDTAGWRSALDQAAAMGVLQAHFSGGEPMLRKDLPDLVAHARALGLYSNLITSGVAGGAPMLAQLADAGLEHVQLSVQDADAAGADRIAGYRGSLEKKRAFAAAVRALDLPLTINAVIHRHNAERVPAMIELALELGAERLEVAHTQYYGWGLRNRAALMPSRAQIDATVAAVGAARERLRERLRIDFVTPDYYAHRPKACMGGWGRRFVNISPRGDVLPCHAAETLPDMVFENLRERPLAAIWQDGEAFARFRGSAWMPEVCQGCPKREIDWGGCRCQALALSGDAAMLDPVCERAPGHAALQALAGREAAGAAPAFVYRRPPPRRCSAAKPDID, encoded by the coding sequence ATGAACGCGACCGTGCCGGCGCCGCTGTCGCTGCTGCTCGAACTGACCCACCGCTGCCCGCTGGCCTGCCCTTACTGCTCCAACCCGATCGCCCTGGCCGGTCTGCGCGAGGAGATGGACACCGCCGGCTGGCGCTCGGCGCTGGACCAGGCCGCGGCGATGGGCGTACTGCAAGCGCATTTTTCCGGCGGCGAGCCGATGCTGCGCAAGGACCTGCCCGATCTGGTTGCGCATGCGCGCGCGCTGGGCCTGTACAGCAACCTGATCACCTCCGGCGTGGCCGGCGGCGCGCCGATGCTGGCGCAATTGGCCGACGCCGGGCTGGAACACGTGCAGCTGAGCGTGCAGGACGCCGACGCCGCCGGCGCCGACCGCATCGCCGGCTACCGTGGCAGCTTGGAAAAAAAGCGCGCCTTCGCCGCCGCAGTGCGCGCGCTCGACCTGCCGCTGACGATCAACGCGGTGATCCACCGCCACAACGCCGAGCGGGTGCCGGCGATGATCGAACTGGCGCTGGAACTGGGCGCCGAGCGGCTGGAAGTGGCGCATACCCAGTACTACGGCTGGGGCCTGCGCAACCGCGCCGCGCTGATGCCCAGCCGCGCGCAGATCGACGCCACCGTGGCCGCGGTGGGCGCCGCGCGCGAGCGGCTGCGCGAGCGGCTGCGCATCGACTTCGTCACCCCCGACTACTACGCACACCGGCCCAAAGCGTGCATGGGCGGCTGGGGCCGGCGCTTCGTCAACATCTCCCCGCGCGGCGACGTGCTGCCCTGCCACGCCGCCGAGACCTTGCCGGACATGGTGTTCGAGAACCTGCGCGAGCGCCCGCTGGCGGCGATCTGGCAGGACGGCGAAGCGTTCGCGCGCTTCCGCGGAAGCGCCTGGATGCCGGAGGTGTGCCAGGGCTGCCCGAAGCGCGAGATCGACTGGGGCGGCTGCCGCTGCCAGGCGCTGGCGCTGAGCGGCGACGCGGCCATGCTGGATCCGGTGTGCGAGCGCGCCCCAGGACATGCCGCGCTGCAGGCGCTGGCCGGGCGCGAAGCCGCCGGCGCGGCGCCGGCGTTCGTGTACCGGCGCCCGCCGCCACGCAGGTGTTCGGCGGCCAAGCCCGACATCGACTGA
- the pqqD gene encoding pyrroloquinoline quinone biosynthesis peptide chaperone PqqD, with the protein MSALAPGSSPRLAAGVRLQHDRTRAQWVLLAPERVIELDEIAHAIVSRCDGARSLAAIAAELAAEFDADPREVERDVLELAAHLHAKRLLRA; encoded by the coding sequence ATGAGTGCGCTGGCGCCCGGCAGCAGCCCGCGGCTGGCCGCCGGCGTGCGCCTGCAGCACGATCGCACCCGCGCGCAGTGGGTGCTGCTGGCGCCGGAACGGGTGATCGAACTGGACGAGATCGCGCATGCGATCGTGTCGCGCTGCGACGGCGCGCGCTCGCTGGCGGCGATCGCCGCGGAATTGGCCGCCGAGTTCGACGCCGACCCGCGCGAGGTCGAGCGCGACGTGCTGGAACTGGCCGCCCACCTGCACGCCAAGCGCCTGCTGCGCGCATGA
- the pqqC gene encoding pyrroloquinoline-quinone synthase PqqC produces the protein MNQPVGAALRSPEQLEADLRAIGARLYHDQHPFHARLHSGRLDRGQVQAWALNRYEYQRCIPLKDAAILARMDDPALRRIWRQRIVDHDGSAEGEGGIARWLHLTDALGLDRELVQSGRALLPGTRFAVQAYLHFVREKSLLEAIASSLTELFAPGIIGRRVAGMLQHYDFVSREALAYFEHRLHEAPRDSDFALDYVKRHADTAEKQRLVKDALRFKCGVLWSQLDALHFAYVQPGVAWPDAFAAAPAQAVA, from the coding sequence GTGAATCAGCCGGTAGGCGCAGCATTGCGCAGTCCCGAGCAGCTGGAAGCGGACCTGCGCGCGATCGGTGCGCGCCTGTACCACGACCAACATCCGTTCCACGCCCGGTTGCACAGCGGCCGGCTCGACCGTGGCCAGGTGCAGGCCTGGGCACTGAACCGCTACGAGTACCAGCGCTGCATCCCGCTGAAGGACGCGGCGATCCTGGCACGCATGGACGACCCGGCGCTGCGCCGGATCTGGCGCCAGCGCATCGTCGACCACGACGGCAGCGCCGAGGGCGAAGGCGGCATCGCGCGCTGGCTGCACCTGACCGATGCGCTCGGCCTGGACCGCGAGCTGGTGCAGTCTGGCCGCGCGCTGCTGCCCGGCACCCGCTTCGCGGTGCAGGCCTACCTGCACTTCGTGCGCGAGAAGAGCCTGCTGGAGGCGATCGCCTCGTCGCTGACCGAACTGTTCGCGCCGGGCATCATCGGCCGCCGCGTCGCCGGCATGCTGCAGCACTACGATTTCGTCTCGCGCGAGGCGCTGGCGTATTTCGAGCACCGCCTGCACGAGGCGCCGCGCGATTCGGATTTCGCCCTGGACTACGTCAAGCGCCACGCCGACACCGCGGAGAAGCAGCGACTGGTCAAGGATGCGCTGCGCTTCAAGTGCGGCGTGCTGTGGTCGCAGCTGGACGCGCTGCACTTCGCCTACGTGCAGCCCGGCGTCGCCTGGCCGGATGCGTTCGCCGCCGCGCCGGCGCAGGCGGTGGCATGA
- the pqqB gene encoding pyrroloquinoline quinone biosynthesis protein PqqB, which produces MHLIVLGSAAGGGHPQWNCHTPASQRAWQQREGAQRRTQASIAVSVDRQRWLLINASPDFRQQLLATPALWPQRDLRHSPIEAVLLTSGEIDHVAGLLSMRESQRFDLYASTRVLDLLAQNPVFDALHPAYVHRHAFALDTPLSLLGLQVTAFAVPGKVPLFMEGRHSGDLAGSAEETLGLTIDDGRHRLHYIPGCAAMTGALRARLRGAELVFFDGTLWRDDELVRLGVSAKTGQRMGHLSVDGEAGTLRAFADLDVARKVFIHINTTNPILDAGSAERAAAAAHGWDVAHDGMEITL; this is translated from the coding sequence ATGCACCTCATCGTATTGGGATCGGCGGCCGGCGGGGGGCACCCGCAGTGGAACTGCCATACGCCCGCGAGCCAGCGGGCCTGGCAGCAACGTGAGGGTGCCCAACGTCGGACCCAGGCCAGCATCGCGGTGAGCGTCGACCGCCAGCGCTGGCTGCTGATCAACGCCTCGCCCGACTTCCGCCAGCAACTGCTGGCGACTCCGGCGCTGTGGCCGCAACGCGACCTGCGCCATTCCCCGATCGAGGCGGTGCTGTTGACCAGCGGCGAGATCGACCATGTCGCCGGCCTGCTGTCGATGCGCGAGAGCCAGCGCTTCGATCTGTACGCAAGCACACGCGTGCTCGACCTGCTGGCGCAGAACCCGGTGTTCGATGCGCTGCACCCGGCCTACGTGCATCGCCACGCCTTCGCGCTGGATACGCCGTTGTCGCTGCTCGGCCTGCAGGTGACCGCGTTCGCGGTGCCGGGCAAGGTACCGTTGTTCATGGAGGGCCGCCACAGCGGCGACCTGGCCGGCTCGGCAGAAGAAACGCTGGGACTGACCATCGACGATGGCCGCCACCGCCTCCACTACATCCCCGGCTGCGCGGCGATGACCGGTGCCTTGCGCGCGCGCCTGCGCGGCGCCGAACTGGTGTTCTTCGACGGCACCCTGTGGCGCGACGACGAGTTGGTGCGGCTCGGGGTCAGCGCCAAGACCGGCCAGCGCATGGGCCACCTCAGCGTCGACGGCGAGGCGGGCACGTTGCGCGCGTTCGCCGACCTGGACGTGGCGCGCAAGGTCTTCATCCATATCAACACCACCAACCCGATCCTCGACGCCGGATCGGCCGAACGCGCGGCGGCGGCCGCGCACGGCTGGGACGTCGCTCACGACGGCATGGAGATCACCCTGTGA
- the pqqA gene encoding pyrroloquinoline quinone precursor peptide PqqA — translation MNKPMKKWNKPLIREICVGAEINCYASGEL, via the coding sequence ATGAACAAGCCCATGAAAAAGTGGAACAAGCCGCTGATCCGCGAGATCTGCGTAGGCGCGGAAATCAACTGCTACGCCTCCGGCGAACTTTGA
- a CDS encoding RelA/SpoT family protein, which yields MTHSSPTGLEALLQRPAAAALAPALREALLQAWYVQQPEPAARAPWPVLADTLDALALLSADEAALLAALLFDLPVLRAQLAKLPVAPPARVQAVGGLLDAQDAADQVWALHAGREAGRNSEGLRRLLLSIVQDLRVVPILLARQLAKMRVADKLPEAPRRALAQLTRDIHAPLANRLGIWQLKWELEDLAFRHLEPDTYRRIAREVDESRVARERYIAAVKKILSKALDAQGLRAEISGRPKHIYSIWRKMQKKRLAFDQLYDLRAVRVMVDDVAACYAALGVVHALWAPLPSEFDDYIARPKANDYRSLHTAVVGPEGRTIEVQIRTHEMHAQAELGVAAHWKYKEGAKGAEKAFDRKITWMRQLLEQSQDGEQGGLAAALDAELVEDRVYALTPMGEVIDLPQGATPLDFAYHVHTMVGHRCRGAKVNHRIVPLTHKLRSGDRVEILTGKEAAPRRDWLLPANGYLASGRSRDKVRAWFHKLDRARNVQAGKDLLERELKRLGLQHADLLPAAKKFHADGIEELYLQVALGDVGPSQVGRALHEAERAAAQPLAPAAPRPPARRGAPAKSKFTVQGVGNLLVQLARCCQPVAGEPIAGYLTRSRGVTVHRVDCAAFARLAASHPQRVLPVEWGQAGGGYQVDVLVRAMDRRWLLKDITNLIAQEDAHVLEINSDNVRDSGRTQLRLRLRVGDYGQLSTLLGKLDALPGVDEARRLG from the coding sequence TTGACTCACTCTTCCCCTACTGGCCTGGAAGCGCTGCTGCAGCGTCCGGCGGCGGCGGCACTGGCGCCTGCGCTGCGTGAGGCGCTGCTGCAGGCATGGTACGTGCAGCAGCCGGAACCGGCCGCGCGCGCGCCGTGGCCGGTGTTGGCCGATACCCTGGACGCGCTGGCGCTGCTGTCCGCCGACGAGGCGGCGCTGCTCGCCGCGCTGCTGTTCGATCTGCCGGTGCTGCGCGCGCAGCTGGCGAAGTTGCCGGTCGCGCCGCCGGCACGGGTGCAGGCGGTCGGCGGCCTGCTCGATGCGCAGGACGCGGCCGACCAGGTGTGGGCGCTGCATGCCGGGCGCGAGGCCGGGCGTAACAGCGAAGGCCTGCGCCGGTTGCTGCTGTCGATCGTGCAGGACCTGCGCGTGGTGCCGATCCTGCTGGCGCGGCAACTGGCGAAGATGCGTGTGGCCGACAAGCTGCCCGAGGCGCCGCGCCGCGCGCTGGCGCAGCTGACCCGCGATATCCACGCGCCGCTGGCCAATCGCCTGGGCATCTGGCAGCTGAAGTGGGAATTGGAAGACCTGGCGTTCCGCCACCTGGAGCCGGACACCTATCGGCGCATCGCGCGCGAGGTGGACGAGAGCCGGGTGGCGCGCGAGCGCTACATCGCCGCGGTCAAGAAGATCCTGTCCAAGGCGCTGGACGCGCAGGGCCTGCGCGCGGAGATCAGCGGCCGGCCCAAGCACATCTACAGCATCTGGCGGAAGATGCAGAAGAAGCGGCTGGCCTTCGACCAGTTGTACGACCTGCGCGCGGTGCGGGTGATGGTCGACGACGTCGCCGCCTGCTATGCCGCGCTGGGCGTGGTACATGCGCTGTGGGCGCCGCTGCCCAGCGAGTTCGACGACTACATCGCCCGGCCCAAGGCCAACGACTACCGTTCGCTGCACACCGCCGTGGTCGGCCCGGAGGGGCGCACGATTGAGGTGCAGATCCGTACCCACGAGATGCACGCGCAGGCCGAGCTGGGCGTGGCCGCGCACTGGAAGTACAAGGAAGGCGCCAAGGGCGCGGAGAAGGCGTTCGACCGCAAGATCACCTGGATGCGGCAGCTGCTGGAGCAGTCGCAGGACGGCGAACAGGGCGGGCTGGCGGCCGCGCTCGATGCCGAGCTGGTCGAGGACCGGGTCTATGCGCTGACCCCGATGGGCGAGGTGATCGACCTGCCGCAGGGCGCCACGCCGCTGGATTTCGCCTACCACGTGCACACCATGGTCGGGCACCGCTGCCGCGGCGCCAAGGTCAACCACCGCATCGTGCCGCTGACCCACAAGCTGCGCAGCGGCGACCGTGTCGAGATCCTCACCGGCAAGGAAGCCGCGCCGCGCCGCGACTGGCTGCTGCCGGCCAACGGCTACCTGGCCAGCGGCCGCTCGCGCGACAAGGTGCGCGCCTGGTTCCACAAGCTCGACCGCGCGCGCAACGTGCAGGCCGGCAAGGACCTGCTCGAGCGCGAACTCAAGCGCCTGGGCCTGCAGCACGCCGACCTGTTGCCGGCGGCGAAAAAATTCCATGCCGACGGCATCGAGGAGTTGTACCTCCAGGTCGCGCTGGGCGATGTGGGCCCCAGCCAGGTCGGGCGCGCCCTGCATGAGGCCGAGCGCGCCGCGGCCCAGCCGCTGGCCCCGGCCGCGCCGCGGCCGCCGGCGCGGCGCGGCGCGCCGGCCAAATCCAAGTTCACCGTGCAGGGCGTGGGCAATCTGCTGGTGCAGCTGGCGCGTTGTTGCCAGCCGGTCGCCGGCGAGCCGATCGCCGGTTACCTGACCCGCAGCCGCGGCGTCACCGTGCACCGTGTCGACTGCGCCGCCTTCGCCCGGCTCGCCGCCAGCCATCCGCAGCGGGTGCTGCCGGTGGAGTGGGGCCAGGCCGGCGGCGGCTACCAGGTCGACGTGCTGGTGCGGGCGATGGACCGGCGCTGGCTGCTCAAGGACATCACCAACCTGATCGCGCAGGAGGACGCGCACGTGCTGGAGATCAACAGCGACAACGTGCGCGACAGCGGCCGCACCCAGCTGCGCTTGCGGCTGAGGGTCGGCGACTACGGGCAGCTGTCGACCCTGCTCGGCAAGCTCGACGCGCTGCCCGGCGTCGACGAGGCGCGGCGCCTGGGCTGA